In a genomic window of Suricata suricatta isolate VVHF042 chromosome 12, meerkat_22Aug2017_6uvM2_HiC, whole genome shotgun sequence:
- the MANBAL gene encoding protein MANBAL — protein MASDLDFSPPEVPEPTFLENLLRYGLFLGAIFQLICVLAIIVPVPRSHEVEAEPSEPRSVEVTRRPKAAALSASKRPKKEAKKKR, from the exons ATGGCCTCCGATCTGGACTTCTCACCCCCCGAGGTGCCCGAGCCTACTTTCCTAGAGAACCTGCTACGGTATGGACTCTTCTTGGGAGCCATCTTCCAGCTCATCTGTGTGCTGGCCATCATCGTACCTGTTCCCAGGTCCCACGAGGTG GAGGCAGAACCCTCTGAGCCTAGAAGTGTGGAGGTGACGAGGAGGCCCAAGGCTGCTGCCCTCTCCGCCAGCAAGAGGCCCAAGAAGGAGGCCAAGAAGAAGCGGTAG